A stretch of DNA from Plasmodium brasilianum strain Bolivian I chromosome 3, whole genome shotgun sequence:
tttttatttaatttttttaatttttttttttttatctctttaTATGCATGCATGTTTCAAAAATAAGACTGAATTGATATTATCGAAAAAATCTGTTGTAGTTGCTTTTTTCCCGCCCTACTTGGTCtccttattttgttttatttatttattaatttatatatttatttatttatttatatatttgtatatttatttatatatttgtatatttatttatatatttatttatttatttatttattttatttttttttttggcatatggaagaaaaattaaaaagaagaaaaaaaattacataaaacataataaaaaataatacaatgtaatataacaaaatacaACATAACGCGACATAATGTAACACAAAGTGATAAAATTAACCATAATCTGGTGAACAGTCTTTTTATGGgaagttttaaaatatatcaagTGTGTGTAATTTCGCTGTAAAAGGCTGTagatgagaaaaaaaaaaaaagaaaaagaaatctctttttcctttttattacatGCTTGTACACATAAAACAACATatccataaatatatatatatatatatatatatttttataccaaaatatgaaattttaactgcttttaatttttcccattttgtAGAGTATTCATTTCGTTTATTCTCATCCTTTTCgttacatatatgttaaatttatatatatacatatacattactTGATATGTACGACATATTATTCAGAAAAGTATTTTGCCttaaatttacttttattgTGACACATtaaaattcaatttttttatttttacgtacacacttaaaaagtatatatatgtgtatgaatATTGGTACAcgtcatttatataatgcacatatacgttcataatgtatataatacatttataatatgatTTCTCACCCATTGTAAACAATGAGTGAAATCATATCTTCCTAttcaacaaaataaaaacctaagcatatatatctttcattttatttatttatttatttatttatttttttttttgtatgaagTGTGTTTAAAACAGCATatacttttacattttcatataGATGAAAATGAAACACACATTTATTCTATACAAATACGAACTCATTAAAACtcattaacaaaaaatgtgAAGCTCATtctgcatatatttttgcatttgcgctattttacatatacaacATTTTACATGATTCATGTATTTCTATATAagtctatttttttctcttgtctgtattatatttaatttaaatattaatggcATTTTCACTTTGTTGTTCACTCTTAAAAGTATGtggaaattatttttttttttttagtgtaacaaaatacataaataagtactgttttttttttttcttgttatttttattctgaTTAAGTTTAATCGACCATGTAGATTAAATCTATtggtttattttaatttcacattttttctAAACGCATAAAATGATTCACAGTTATAGGTTGAGAAACCTCTTagttatttcgtttttttacAACTAGGAAAAACTGCCAAGTGTACACACCTTATTTATAACTGTACATATGtctgtacatatatgtacatgcctacttctttaaatatataagtcttatcattttttacatgtacatattttctAAGGCATAAAAGGAAAACCTTCCTTGGCTTTATTGAATTAgttaactatatatatatatatatatatatatatatatgaacattttttCTATGTTTGTTTATCTAAAAAAATACTGCACGTACTCctataattttgtaaacaAATGTGCAAGTGtgcctttatatatatatagatagttATAGACAGATaaatagatagatagatatatggatatagatatagatattttttttttgtttttgctataaagaaaaatacattttaaagaCAGTCGCTATATTAGGTTAAGAAGTATACATACGTTTGCACGCacaagaatatatatatacatacattcatacGTACGTTCATACATTCATACGTAcgttcatacatacatacgtacattcATGCTTacacacgtacatacatCCACGCAACTAGCAAAAGCATGCAAATGAATGGTATCATGATGGACGTGCTAAAGTACACTAGTAAGTGCCCTATCGAcgaaaaggaagaagaaaaaaaaaatcgttGTCGTGAGTTCATAAATGAGGacatatttgtttatagATGTAATATATGCCTGTTTGTATTTACTTGTGTGCATTCGTTTGCTAGCCATATAATAAGTGAAAACCACAGAGTTAAACAGTTGGACGCattgaaaaaagagaaatatttCAATTGTTTGAGATGTAAATATATCTGTCTTAGTATAgctaaaataataaaacatatagaATTGTATAATCATGGccataatattttgaaaaaaattaaaaaaaaaatggtctACACTGGTACAGTTACCTGTACATGCAAGGTAAAATGTTACAGTTCTTTTTCACAAAATGACAATTATGCAAGTGTGGAAGATGTACTAttgaatgaaaataataatcctttaaatttaaaaaaaaaagaaaaacagaaaaattgGTATGAGTACCTTAATTTCCTACAAAACTCTGCTAACCGTAATGAAGATGAACGAGAAGAATCATCAAAAGGGCATGTTGTCACTGGGACAACAAACAATGATATCAAGAATtcttttattcaaaaatggAACCATGCCAAGCAAGAAGAAATTACGAACGAATTTgcgaataaatatatgaacacatCTCTGAACCGATTTTCAGGAAATTATTACACAAAATTGGGATgttcaaatattttacaaaacgGTTCTTCACCTTCTTTTTACCAAAACAGTTGTAATGATAGTGCTGCTATCACCTGGGGCAGTTCACACGGTAGTAGCTGCCCATATAGCAGTAATGTACACGAAAACAGAGGGGTTAACGACGCCTACCCCATCAGGAATCCCTCTGGAGGTGAGTACCACCAGGTGGGAGAGATAAAAGAACTTAAGCCTATTTGTAAcgatatggaaaaaataaaagaattcaATACTATGTTactaaatatagaaaatttcGAAAAGGAAAAGAGTGTAGATAATTCTAATagagatataaaaaaagaaaatttgttattatatatatatgaaaataattatgatttgaataatgtaaaaaattatcaatCTTATACTTATGAAACTTATAATAGCGAAAAAAGAtgtgataatataaaagaagacACAGAGGAAGAATTCCATTTATTCAATCatgatttattatataaacataacaATTGTTCTGGAGAAAATTATGACCAGTTCATAAATTTAGAGTATAAACCGAATTTTAATTATGACCATAGGGAAATATGCAAAGAAgtttataacaaaataaacaaagcgggatatgaaaatttcataaaggaaaaaaaagaaaaacttaAACATGAACAAGTAGGTGATGCTTTGAGGGGAGATACTATTGATGTGGAGGTGGAGGACAAGGAGAAAGAGATTGACTCGAAGGATTCATATGAAACTTTGGATTGGCAGAGTAATTATTGCTTGCCTGATAATGTATATTCTAAGACCCAAATGGAGAGTACTGGTAGTAGCAACAGAAGCAGCAATTTTTGCAGTAATGAGGGTATTCCAAAGAATATTCATATGAACTATGGCATTTCCATCGATGGAGGAAAAGACAGTCTTGAGGGAATTTTCAGTGGATATTATgcatcaaaaaataatgtacatatagaAGAAGGAGGAAAAGATGAAACGAGTTTATTTTTGAGCtgtgaaaaaaattgtactGATGCTGCTACGTTTGATACATTATCTTTTGAGTTAAGGGAAAACAATCCTGCTGTTAGTAGTCATCATAGGACGAATAATTTTGAGAAGCAGgagtgtaaaaatataagtgaacaagttgatatatataaagggGATATACCAAATGAGCTGTATTTGGAAAAAGATACTATAGATATACTTCCGCGCAAATGCACAGAGGTAGGATTTGCTAACAGTACGGtacgaaaatatttttccgAAAATTTGGAACCATGTATATACAATAGTAAAAGCACTAATCCCAATGGTAGGAGCATGAgtgatatgtatataaacgACAGAAAAGGTTTTGCACTTCcatcttttcttttccccAGCGATTTTGCAAAGGAGGAAGATAATGAATTAGCAAGAAATAACCtatatatggaaataaaTAGTGCATATAAAAAACTAACTCATTGTGATGCCTTCGAAAGTATGTATGGAATGAATTCCTTCGTTATGAATAAAGACATGTATTCATACTTGGATGATGATATGCAACAAATGGATAAAAGTAGGAGTAGAAGTAGGAGTAGAAGTAGTAGTAGTGGGAATAGTAGCCGGAGCTATGGTAACCATTGTAACTACGTTGGCACAACGAATATTAGTAGTAACAAGATATACAATTGGAGTAATGGTAGAGTGCTGGAAGATGGCAATAATTTGGCTAGCGATTTATCAGAGGGTGATAAATGGGTGAAgcatataaatgaaaagaaaaatagtgCTTTTGAAAAATGGTATCCATATGAAAAATGCGATTTATTAAATAGTTCATTTAATACTGGAATAactaataatatgaattattcatataataatattgcagaaaataaattagaaaattcTGAACAGGTCAGTAGAAACAATTTAGGGACCTTGACTAGTACTGATATAGAGCGAatcaaaaatgaaagaacATATGACTTcacaaattttaataaatataattataatatgacAGGACAAGATGTTGATAGAAGTAGTAACTCCATTCTCAACCAAAACAAAGATAACTACAACAACAATCATTGTAATAATAGCCTATGTAGTAATTACTTTAACGCTAAAAATTGCATGTGGCAAATGGAGGGACATAAAAGATGTGATAATTACTTGGACaaaattttggaaaaaaaggaaatcaAGCAATGGAATTCATTTGAAAGTTTCAATTTGAAAGCGGAAGAAGAGAAGGAAACGATGTATTCTGATGAGAAAAATGCACATTCGTTATTAGCAGGTATGAAACATGGCAACACAGGTTTCACTGGTGAGCAGGGGCATGGAAGTCTACACCGCGTGAGGGAAGAGGGGAACAGTAACTGTGATAAAAGCTGGGATAAAAGCTGTGATAGAAGCTGTGATAGAAGCTGTGATAGAAGCTGTGATAGAAGCTGTGATAGAAGCTGTGATAGAAGCTGTGATAGAAGCTGTGATAGAAGCTGTGATAGAAGCTGTGATAGAAGCTGTGATAGCATAGGCAATAGCACCGGTAACAGTAATGACAATAGCAGTGGAAATGACAATGACAGGGTACTCGGAAGAAACGGGATGAACGAAGCGGCAGACCTATACCAGAAAAGGAAATTGTTCATCGAAGAAATAgatgaaataaagaaattaattGAAGAAGAAAGTAAAAGTAGCAAATTAAACTACACAACCATTAATGGTGCCTACGAACAGAGAATTCTAAATACTACTCCCCTTCTTATAGAAAGaagtaatttattaaaaggtgaaaaaataaaactgcAGAATATTGTCTTTTCAAACAACAAGAATAATGATGAGGTCCATGATTTTTTgccaaattttaaattatttcgtAAGAGTAATACCGACCATTTTCAAAATCGTAATAATATAAGCACTCCGTTTTATCCAGCAAGTAATACTGCTCCGGATAAGGGAGAATTCTCTCGTTTTATGTCACATGTTGAAAGGACCCACAACAGAtgctgaaaaaaaaaaaaaaattaaaattaaaattaaaataaaaataattaacacATATTCAATTGCATATTGAATTGCGTATTGTATGGCATACTGTAATGTATATTGTATTGCATACTGAATTGCGTATTGTATGGCATACTGTAATGTATATTGTATTGCATACTGAATTGCGTATTGTATGGCATACTGTAATGTATATTGTATTGCACACTGAATTGCGTATTGTATGGCATACTGTAATGTATATTGTATTGCATACTGAATTGCGTATTGTATGGCATACTGAATTGCGTATTGTATGGCATACTGTAATGTATATTGTATTGCATACTGAATTTGATACTGAATTGTAAATCAAATTATGTGTTGAATTACCTATTGAACATCCAGCCCGCTACTCCAGAGAGGCACTGCTGCATATATTACCTTGCGCattgtttttcctttatctTTTGACTGTTGGCTCTTGAACTAGCACATCCCTACATTACACATCATTAAATTGTATTATATGACActacattatattatatactgttgcatttcactttttttttttttttttattctatttagCTTCTTATGCTTATTGCTCCACTCCGAAAAAGAAGTGCCTCAACATGTCCATATAGAAGCGAACAGTGTATCgctttcataaaaaaaaaaaaaaaaaaaaaaaagtaaaaccaTTTTACagattttcattttttgtaaactaataaacatataagattatataaaagagCTTAAGGAgagtataatattataactccaaaattttatttaaacagtataaaaattaaaaaagttgtttacataaaaaaatattggtaACAGTGATACGAACAATGATCAActttaattatgaaaaaaaaaaaaaaaaaatggaaaaaaaggtaaaaaatggaactaaaataatatgtcACAGACAAAGCATACtcttaaatacatatatagacaTATTAGCACATATAGTTATAGTAAAACTCAATCAAATTACTACTAAAGAGTTAAAAGGAAAAGCAAAGAACTGAAGTTTTAACCAAACTATAACTTTAATTAATgttaaatatgataaaacaGAAAAGATAGAACAAATAACAAGAGGTAAAAATGGTACTAAAAAAGAGGAGGTgatacatacacataatatatatatacatacatatacatgtatgtgcGGACtgatgtgtatatatgcactcACGATGCTTCAAACGACATGTGCTCTTAATCTCTctacttatataaaaaacagaaaaatgttaaaaacgtgaagaaaaagaaatatgaaaaaagaaagtagaaagaaaaaaaaaaagatgagttataaaataaataggcaaaaaaaattagcacGTTTCAATTTCGTTTTCTGATTTTACCATCTGCTCCCTGATATGATTACTCAAAATGAAGAgctaaaaaggaaaacaaacGAGCAAACAGATAAATAGATAATGTAGTATCCAAATAAATGACCTAATAAATGACCAAATAAATGACCAAATGAATGGCCAAATAAATGACCAAATAAACTAAcagttaaataaaaacacaaaacattatgacaaataaaaaatattcattaaacATGCGTGAAGGCGCTACGTACATTTCCTATGCATTTGAACTAGCTATAAAAACTATACATATTGAGAGGTGcacaatattaaaaataaaaatacatatgcgTAGGTTACTTACCTCTTTACTTTTGGAATTTTGATACATTTTATGCATATCTACAACATCATCCAGAAATTTGTTTATCACCTTTCTGAAATCATTCTTGTAGTATATACCttctaaaaaatgaaaaaagcaGTTTTGCAGTGTGTGTGATTTGGTCATACAGCTACTTGGCcgtttttctattttattttattttattttatcttttcttcttttcccCTCATCTTTGTGCTCTCTCACTTCActtttctcatttttgtGCACTCATTTTTTTATGGTTATTCTCTTACATCgctcaaaaaattttttgtacctttttttaaaactagATAAATAAAGTTAAGAAGACATTTGCAAAACTTAAAATCGTAGGGAGGTGCACAATAACTTAACGTTTTAATTATGAAGAGCCTTATCAGAGACTTGTCCAATAAATAAACCTAACGTAAAAGGCATAGAAAGGAGTTGAATGGAATAAGCAAAATGCCTAGTTCATTTTGTTGCATATTACAATTACTATTGTTCTTATTATTGCTGTTGTTATAACTATcattgttatcattattatagtTGTTATAACTAACAGTGTTATCACTAACAgtgttatcattattatagtTGTTATCACTAACAGTGTTATAACTAACAGTGTTATAACTAACAGTGTTATCACTAACAgtgttatcattattatagtTGTTATCACTAACAGTGTTATAACTAACAGTGTTATAACTAACAGTGTTATCACTAACAgtgttatcattattatagtTGTTATCACTAACAGTGTTATAACTAACAGTGTTATAACTAACAGTGTTATCACTAACAgtgttatcattattatagtTGTTATCACTAACAGTGTTATAACTAACAGTGTTATCACTAACAGTGTTATAACTAACAGTGTTATAACTAACAGTGTTATCACTAACAgtgttatcattattatagtTGTTATAACTAACAGTGTTATAACTAACAGTGTTATAACTAACAGTGTTATAACTAACAGTGTTATAACTAACAGTGTTATAACCAACAGTGTTATAACTAACAGTGTTATAACTAACAGTGTTATAACTAACAGTGTTATCACTAACAGTGTTATAACTAACAGTGTTATAACTAACAGTGTTATCACTAACAatgttatcattatcattgtTGTTATGTCGCGTCGTGAAGGCTTACCATCGTCTTAATGATATTTACTATGTAACAAAACATGTTTTCAAATCTGATTAGGTAAACGAAAAATAAGATGAGATTTTCTCTCAGTTCTGCGTACTCCTCTGaggttttttctttttcaataaTGAATATGTACAGCTCCCTAGGAATCAAATGGAagacgaaaaaaaataaaataaacacatGTATAAAGATGCACATACAGATGGATAAATGTGCGTATTCGCACAACGTAAGGTGTTCATATACACCAGTATGAAGTGAGTACGAGCAGATAAGCACATGctgcacatacatacgtacacatatgcatGCATGTGCACACAAATGTGAATATGGCCCCTTGGCTCTTACTAATGCCCTACTTGAGAAAGGAAAGGGTTAGGTGTCTCTTCTGAGGATACTTGTCAACAATATACttgagtaaaataaatttaggATATATCAAATTAATTTGTACCGAGTTCACATATTCataaacattattatatacatatttataaataatagatGCTGCTAAGTTACTGTTTATTCTTCCTAGTAACAATTTGTCTTTTGTTGAATCCGAATAATTACCATGAATAATTTggtatatatgaaatatttcattttgagtatattttagaaaattattatatgtaattcgaaatttataaaacagtttataaaaataccactttttttttttatttaatgtgtttatttttaattttttcttactttttatattttgaaatatgcTACTTTTTCCTTCATCACATGACCTAATTTCTGTTTTCAACTCGAAAATATCGTCCACCATGTTACCGCACTTTTTCTGATAGATACTATTCTTATTACTACATTGTTGAAAGTCATTTTGATTATTCTTGTCGTTATTCACTTCGTTTCTCTCCCCTAGGCTACTTCCCAATATCACACGTTCacttacatttttatataatccatcggttttaaaaaaaggaagctCTTTATTGGGAAGAGGTCTATTACTGTCTGTGTtacttatttcttttaacttGTTGCTAGTTTTTACACCATAATTTTCCTTAACGGAAGCAAAGTTTGTCAGATGAACTTCAGCTTTAGAGAAGTATTCGTACGTATCTTCACGTCGTTCTTCTTCCTCCTCTTTTTTCTGCTCTTTcttatgttcttttttctgttctttcttatgttcttttttctgttctttcttatgttcttttttctgttctttcttatgttcttttttcttttcttttttcttttctttcttcttttcttttttcttttcttttttcttttcttttttcttttcctcctCTTCTTCTTTATCTTTACCTTCTCCCTTTACGAACTCACCGGTTGACATATATCTTCCCTGAGCATCATCATCAATTGCTTCTTCGTATTTTTCCTCCTTATCGTAATTAAGTATACACTGTCTACTTAGCTTTTGACTTACTGAAAGACGCTCCaagttattactattttttccatatgtGCTTTTGTTAGGATATAGAGGAGTACTAACTGTGcaataattttccttttctcttACCTCTTTATCTTCTACTGTTATGTTATCTTTAAGATAATCTTTGTAGCTCCCTTTACCACAAGAAGCATTACtcactttttctttatcattaGTACAAGTACTCACAAAATGTACTCCACTATTTTCGCCTACTCCTATACTGGTATATGGAAGATATACCTCATATCTCTCCTTGGTCTCATCTCTATACATGTTTTCTTCTGATACATTTGTATCCATATGGTTCTTATTATCCATTAATTGTATTTCTTTTCCATATGAGTaattactct
This window harbors:
- a CDS encoding hypothetical protein (conserved Plasmodium protein), translating into MNGIMMDVLKYTSKCPIDEKEEEKKNRCREFINEDIFVYRCNICLFVFTCVHSFASHIISENHRVKQLDALKKEKYFNCLRCKYICLSIAKIIKHIELYNHGHNILKKIKKKMVYTGTVTCTCKVKCYSSFSQNDNYASVEDVLLNENNNPLNLKKKEKQKNWYEYLNFLQNSANRNEDEREESSKGHVVTGTTNNDIKNSFIQKWNHAKQEEITNEFANKYMNTSLNRFSGNYYTKLGCSNILQNGSSPSFYQNSCNDSAAITWGSSHGSSCPYSSNVHENRGVNDAYPIRNPSGGEYHQVGEIKELKPICNDMEKIKEFNTMLLNIENFEKEKSVDNSNRDIKKENLLLYIYENNYDLNNVKNYQSYTYETYNSEKRCDNIKEDTEEEFHLFNHDLLYKHNNCSGENYDQFINLEYKPNFNYDHREICKEVYNKINKAGYENFIKEKKEKLKHEQVGDALRGDTIDVEVEDKEKEIDSKDSYETLDWQSNYCLPDNVYSKTQMESTGSSNRSSNFCSNEGIPKNIHMNYGISIDGGKDSLEGIFSGYYASKNNVHIEEGGKDETSLFLSCEKNCTDAATFDTLSFELRENNPAVSSHHRTNNFEKQECKNISEQVDIYKGDIPNELYLEKDTIDILPRKCTEVGFANSTVRKYFSENLEPCIYNSKSTNPNGRSMSDMYINDRKGFALPSFLFPSDFAKEEDNELARNNLYMEINSAYKKLTHCDAFESMYGMNSFVMNKDMYSYLDDDMQQMDKSRSRSRSRSSSSGNSSRSYGNHCNYVGTTNISSNKIYNWSNGRVLEDGNNLASDLSEGDKWVKHINEKKNSAFEKWYPYEKCDLLNSSFNTGITNNMNYSYNNIAENKLENSEQVSRNNLGTLTSTDIERIKNERTYDFTNFNKYNYNMTGQDVDRSSNSILNQNKDNYNNNHCNNSLCSNYFNAKNCMWQMEGHKRCDNYLDKILEKKEIKQWNSFESFNLKAEEEKETMYSDEKNAHSLLAGMKHGNTGFTGEQGHGSLHRVREEGNSNCDKSWDKSCDRSCDRSCDRSCDRSCDRSCDRSCDRSCDRSCDRSCDRSCDSIGNSTGNSNDNSSGNDNDRVLGRNGMNEAADLYQKRKLFIEEIDEIKKLIEEESKSSKLNYTTINGAYEQRILNTTPLLIERSNLLKGEKIKLQNIVFSNNKNNDEVHDFLPNFKLFRKSNTDHFQNRNNISTPFYPASNTAPDKGEFSRFMSHVERTHNRC